The Campylobacter concisus nucleotide sequence TGGAAATCAAAACAAAAGCTCTAGATAGCGTAAATACCTTAGCAAGCACGACTATAAGTGCAGATGCTATAAAATCTAGCGTAGAGAAACTAGCAAAAAAAGCAGCAAAAACTATGAAAGTAGATGGCTTTAGACAAGGTCATGTGCCAGTTGCTATTGTGCTAAAACGCTACGAGAAAGAGCTAACAAACGATGCTGAGCAAGATGTCTTAAGAGATGTTGTTGATGAGGCTATAAAACAAGCAGGCAAGAAAAATGATGATCTTATCGGCGAGCCTATCGTTTCAAAATTTGACAGAAAAGATGGCAAGATCGACGTTGAGCTAACAGTTTCATTTAAACCAAGTGTCGATGTGAGCGGCTATGAGAGTTTAATACCTGAGTTTTCAAATCCACGTGTTTTGAAAAAAGATATCGATGAGAAGAAAACTGAACTTTTAAAAATGATAGCTCCACTTGAAAAAATTGATGGCAAAAGAGGCCTAAAAGTAGGCGATTTTGCTAAATTTGACTTTGAAGGCTTTGTTGATGGCGTTGCATTTGATGGTGGCAAAGCTGAAAACTATGTGCTTGAGATCGGTTCAAATCAATTTATCCCAGGCTTTGAAGATGGTATGGTAGGTATAAAAGCTGGTGGCGAAAAAGATATCGAGGTTAAATTCCCAGAAAACTATGGCGCTGCACATTTAGCTGGCAAAGACGCTATCTTTAAAGTCAAACTTCATGAAATTCAAGAGAGAAAAATTCCTGAAAAACTAGATGAAGAGATGTTAAAAACTCTACTTCCAAATGAAGAAAAACCAACTGAAGAGTTACTTGATGAGCGTATAAAAGAGCAAATCCGCCAAGAGAAAATTTATAAACTTATAAATGATGAGCTTAAGCCAAAATTTGCTGAAGCTGCGGTTGAGAAATTTAAATTTGACGTGCCAAAAAATATTGTCGAGCAAGAGATCGATATGCAGTTTAGAAACGCATGGAGCTCATTTACTCCAGATGATATGAAAAAATTTAGAGAGGACAAAGATGCTCTTTCTAAAAAACGTGACGAGTTTAGAAAAGACGCTGAAAATAGTGTTCGTTTAACTTTTATCATCGATGAACTAGCTCGTGTAAGAGGCGTAAAAGTAAGCGATCAAGAGGTTGTTCAAGCGATCTATTTTGAGGCGTATAGAAGCGGTCAAGATCCAAAAGCACACCTTGAGATGTACCGCAACCAAGGCATGCTTCCAGCTATAAAGATGTCAATGATCGAAGAGAAGCTATTTGGCGAGCTCTTTAACAAAGAAAAAGACGAGAAAAAAGTAAGCAAAAAAGAGAAGGCTGAGTAATGAGCTATTACGTTCCTGTCGTAGTTGAAAGAACTAGTAGAGGTGAGCGAAGCTATGATATATATTCCCGTCTTTTAAAAGACAGGATCGTTATGCTAAGTGGCGAGATAGAAGACGGCATGGCTGCTTCTATCGTCGCTCAGCTGCTATTTTTAGAGGCTGAGGATCCAGATAAAGATATCTATCTATATATAAACTCACCAGGTGGCGTGATAACAAGTGGTTTTAGCATCTATGATACGATGAACTACATAAAACCAGATGTTTGCACGATCTGCATCGGCCAAGCTGCTAGTATGGGTGCATTTTTATTAAGCTGTGGCGCACCTGGTAAAAGATATGCACTACCAAATTCTCGCATCATGATACACCAACCACTTGGTGGTGCTAGAGGACAAGCGACTGATATCGAGATACAAGCTCGTGAAATTTTGCGTATGAAAGAAATTTTAAATGGAATTTTGGCCAAAAATACAGGTCAGAAGCTAAGTAAGATCGTAAAAGATACTGAACGTGATTTCTTTATGAGTTCGGCCGAAGCCAAAGAGTACGGACTTGTTGATAAAATTTTGGAGAAAAGTTTTAAATAAGGCCCAAAGTGATAAAGATAGATAATGCACCAGACCCTAAGAAAAAAGCGGTTGAGGTAAAACATATTCTAGAAAAAGAAAAGGTAGATATCTACAAATTTTCAGAAAATGTTTTGCATGAATTAAGCGACGATAATGTTCCATCTACGCCAAACAATTACTCTATTTATTTTGAGAAAATGCTTGATGGACAGCCTGATGAATTTAGAAAAGAGATCGGTGATATGATAGTCATAAATTCCGAGATCTCAGTACCATCAGGCAGTAATATCTCTATTGAAAAAGAGATAAAGCAAGGATTTATCCAGATAAAAAGTATGCTTCAAGCCGTGGTGCTAATCTATAAAAATTTAGGCATCATGAGAGGCCTAGTGCAAAAGCGCATGGATGCACTCAAAAATAATACAAATATCCTAGCTCTTCAAAATGTTTTAAGTGCATTTAATCATGACCTAATAAAATTAAACAGCCTTATGGATAAGCATCTTGATGTCATTAAAGTAAGCTATGACGAAGTAGCTAAAATGCTTAAATCTATTGAAGAGCAGTCGATTTATGATACGACATATGACGTTTATAATAAAAAATTTTTAGTAGCCACAGTGCAAAGTGAAGTAGAAGCCGTTAAAAGATATGGCTATAACGCATCGTTTTTACTAGTAAGAGCAAAAGACAGATTTACAAATCGTGTAAAAAATTTAAAAGAGCGAAACAATATGTATAAAGCTATATCGCAGCTTCTTTTAAGAACTTCTAGAAGAAGCGATATAGTAGCTCATTACGGTGATGGCTGTTTTGCTATGGTTATGAAATATACTGATGAAAATGGCACTAAACAAGCTGGTAGCAGAATTTTAAATATGCTTTCATCTATACCTTGGAAGATAGATGGTGAAGAGTGCAAGCTTGATATCCAAGTGGTTTCAAGCATGATAACAAAAACAAGAAGTGCTGAAGAATTAATCTCTTACTCGTTAGATCAACTAATACTAACACAAGATGATGAGCAGCCTATATTTTTAGGTGAATAAGTAGGAGTTTGAGCTTGATCTTAGAGGTTTTATCTTATCCAAATAAAAAGCTTTATGAAGTCTCAAAAGAGGTTAAAATTTTTGACGAGGAACTTCACAAACTACTTGATGATATGTATGATACGATGATTGCAAAAGAAGGCATCGGCCTTGCTGCTATTCAGATAGGTGTTGCAAAAAGAATTTTTATTATAAATCTAGCCAATGACGAGGGCGTGCAAGATAAAGAAAATTTAATCGAGATCATAAATCCAAAGTTTGAGCTACGTGAGGGTGAGTGTGTCTATCAAGAGGGTTGCCTTAGCGTGCCTGGATATTATGAAGATGTAAAAAGAAATGAGGTTGTGGCTATCAAATATCAAGACCGCTTTGGCAAAGAGCAAAGCTTAAAGGCTGATGGGCTTTTAGCTATTGCTATCCAGCATGAAAATGATCATTTAGATGGACATCTTTTTATAGAAAAAATCGGCTTTAATAAACGTAAAAAATTTGATAAGGAATACAAAAAGCAAAAAAAAGAAAAAGCTTCATGAAGTCTTTAAGATGTGCTACTTACGGCGATGGACTAAAGATAATTGACGTTGAGTCTATCTTCTCTCGTGGGCTTCCTGGTTTTAGCATCGTTGGGCTTGCAAGCACAAGTATAAAAGAGAGCACAGAACGCGTAAAAGCAGCACTTCTAGCACTTGATTTTTCCTTTCCAGCACAAAAGATAACCATAAATTTATCCCCTTCAGATCTGCCAAAGAGTGGCTCACATTTTGACCTAGCTATCGCTCTTCTTATAGCTCTTCAAAAGGCAAAAAGCTTAGAGAAAATTTTTGTTTTTGGCGAGCTTGGGCTTGATGGAAGCGTAAAAAGTACAGCAAATTTATTCTCAATCCTTCTTTTTTTAAGCACACAAGTAAAAAACGTAAAAGTCTTAGTGCCAAAAGAGATAGCACAAAAAGCTTCAATGATCCCAAATTTAGAGGTTTATGCGGTTAGTACTCTAGAGGAAGCGATTAGGTTTTTTAATGACGCAGAATTTGCAAAAAGCATACGTTTTAACGCTACGCATGAGCTGTTTTCAAACGTGATAGAAATTTCTGGTAAAAGATATGTTCCAAATTTAAAC carries:
- the tig gene encoding trigger factor; amino-acid sequence: MEIKTKALDSVNTLASTTISADAIKSSVEKLAKKAAKTMKVDGFRQGHVPVAIVLKRYEKELTNDAEQDVLRDVVDEAIKQAGKKNDDLIGEPIVSKFDRKDGKIDVELTVSFKPSVDVSGYESLIPEFSNPRVLKKDIDEKKTELLKMIAPLEKIDGKRGLKVGDFAKFDFEGFVDGVAFDGGKAENYVLEIGSNQFIPGFEDGMVGIKAGGEKDIEVKFPENYGAAHLAGKDAIFKVKLHEIQERKIPEKLDEEMLKTLLPNEEKPTEELLDERIKEQIRQEKIYKLINDELKPKFAEAAVEKFKFDVPKNIVEQEIDMQFRNAWSSFTPDDMKKFREDKDALSKKRDEFRKDAENSVRLTFIIDELARVRGVKVSDQEVVQAIYFEAYRSGQDPKAHLEMYRNQGMLPAIKMSMIEEKLFGELFNKEKDEKKVSKKEKAE
- the clpP gene encoding ATP-dependent Clp endopeptidase proteolytic subunit ClpP; the encoded protein is MSYYVPVVVERTSRGERSYDIYSRLLKDRIVMLSGEIEDGMAASIVAQLLFLEAEDPDKDIYLYINSPGGVITSGFSIYDTMNYIKPDVCTICIGQAASMGAFLLSCGAPGKRYALPNSRIMIHQPLGGARGQATDIEIQAREILRMKEILNGILAKNTGQKLSKIVKDTERDFFMSSAEAKEYGLVDKILEKSFK
- a CDS encoding GGDEF domain-containing protein, producing MIKIDNAPDPKKKAVEVKHILEKEKVDIYKFSENVLHELSDDNVPSTPNNYSIYFEKMLDGQPDEFRKEIGDMIVINSEISVPSGSNISIEKEIKQGFIQIKSMLQAVVLIYKNLGIMRGLVQKRMDALKNNTNILALQNVLSAFNHDLIKLNSLMDKHLDVIKVSYDEVAKMLKSIEEQSIYDTTYDVYNKKFLVATVQSEVEAVKRYGYNASFLLVRAKDRFTNRVKNLKERNNMYKAISQLLLRTSRRSDIVAHYGDGCFAMVMKYTDENGTKQAGSRILNMLSSIPWKIDGEECKLDIQVVSSMITKTRSAEELISYSLDQLILTQDDEQPIFLGE
- the def gene encoding peptide deformylase, translated to MILEVLSYPNKKLYEVSKEVKIFDEELHKLLDDMYDTMIAKEGIGLAAIQIGVAKRIFIINLANDEGVQDKENLIEIINPKFELREGECVYQEGCLSVPGYYEDVKRNEVVAIKYQDRFGKEQSLKADGLLAIAIQHENDHLDGHLFIEKIGFNKRKKFDKEYKKQKKEKAS